The Panicum virgatum strain AP13 chromosome 3N, P.virgatum_v5, whole genome shotgun sequence genome includes the window gcccccgcccaggccgccgtcgccgtccgtgACGCTCAGCCTCGCGTccgccgcggtggcgccgcccggcccggcccagtGGATGCCggagcgcgccgcggcggaggcggccgcggcggcgtacgGGTTCCCGAGCCCGcagcacgcgcccccgccgccgagcaTGGCGGTGGAGGGGCAGGCGCTGGCGGAGCTCGCCGAGTGCTGCCGCGAGCTGGACGAGGGGCAGCGCGCGTGGGCGGCGCACCGGCGCGAGGCGGCGTGGCGGCTGAAGCGCGTGGAGCAGCAGCTGGAGATGGAGCGCGAgatgcggcggcgcgaggtGTGGGAGGAGTACGAGGCCAAGATGCGCACCATGCGGCTGGAGCAAGCGGCCGCCGCGGAGCGCGTCGAGCGGGAGCACCGGGAGAAggtggccgagctccgccgcgacgCGCAGCTCAAGGAGGAGAAGATGGCCGAGCAGTGGGCCGCCAAGCACGCCCGCGTCGCCAAGTTCCTCGAGCAGGTCGGCTGCTCCCGGCCATGGTCCTCCGCAACCGACATGAACTGAGCCGAACTGAACTCGACACGCGCTGACCACCACTGGCCGCCATCATCGCACCGCCGCTCGACCTGCTACTCCGTTTGACAGTTTCTTACCTTCTTCGACGCGACACGTAAAACCAACAGCAATCAGAGGACGACGCCATGAATCTCCTTCTGTTGTTTTTGTTTTCGCAACTGTTGTTAAGGTTCAATTTCTCTCTTGTTGGTCAGAAATTCAGAATCCAGAAATGCATGTAATGCTGCTGCTACGGTGCTACCTGTGTACTGTCATTGTTTCTTCTCTCCAAGCAGCTTACATTACATCCTGTAAGTCATGGATCATTTCATGCCAAGCTTCTTACTTAGCACTGAATAAGAGTGAAATTCAGACAAAGTTTCAGATCAAAGTGACGGCATCCGGTTTGCCTGACAAGTATCAAGGATATTTCATTTATTTATGTCTGTGTTTTCTGCTAGCGTATTTGCCGTTGAGTTAGAAAAGCTCACAGATAATAATGATAAAAGAAAAGCTCACAAATGTGAGATTTTGGGTCTCCAACCCACGGACACGTCTATGATCCCTGGGCTCAATGGAATGGGCTTCAAGCTATCTGGTTTTTTTTACGGCTTCAATTCGCGAGGCCCAATAAGTGAATAAACGCAAAAGCACTTACAAAAAGAAATTTCATTTAAATTctggttttctcaaaaaaaaaaagaaatggatgATATACGCTGCTGGTTTATGTTCTGATCTGATATCATTTTGCAACAATATAAGCAGTACTAGCTTTTATCTATGTAACCCCATGTGCATTAAATTGCCATATTATTGTACTtcatccgtttcaa containing:
- the LOC120666538 gene encoding protein rough sheath 2, translated to MKERQRWRPEEDAVLRAYVRQHGPREWHLVSQRMNVALDRDAKSCLERWKNYLRPGIKKGSLTDEEQRLVIRLQAKHGNKWKKIAAEVPGRTAKRLGKWWEVFKEKQQRELRDSRRPPPEPSPDQRGRYDWLLENFAEKLVGERPQVAAAPPPPSLLMAAPVLPPWLSSNAGAATIVTQQPPPPPRPPSPSVTLSLASAAVAPPGPAQWMPERAAAEAAAAAYGFPSPQHAPPPPSMAVEGQALAELAECCRELDEGQRAWAAHRREAAWRLKRVEQQLEMEREMRRREVWEEYEAKMRTMRLEQAAAAERVEREHREKVAELRRDAQLKEEKMAEQWAAKHARVAKFLEQVGCSRPWSSATDMN